A section of the Bacillota bacterium genome encodes:
- a CDS encoding ornithine aminomutase subunit alpha: MMRSDDFEERRRHLAHMSNEELARYFWELADKVVQPLVDLARTHTSPSIERSVLLRMGFSSLEAKTIVDKCAEKGLLGKGAGHVVWKLANARGMCVRDAGVALAEGRLWDEAAALFGFRR, from the coding sequence ATGATGCGTTCGGACGATTTCGAGGAGAGACGCCGTCACCTTGCACACATGAGCAACGAGGAGCTCGCGAGGTACTTTTGGGAGCTCGCCGATAAGGTGGTGCAGCCGCTGGTGGACCTCGCCCGTACCCACACGTCGCCGTCCATTGAGAGGTCGGTGCTTCTCCGGATGGGGTTCTCAAGCCTGGAGGCGAAGACCATCGTGGACAAGTGCGCCGAGAAAGGTCTTCTAGGCAAGGGTGCCGGCCACGTTGTGTGGAAGCTGGCGAATGCCAGGGGAATGTGCGTGCGCGATGCGGGCGTTGCTCTGGCCGAGGGCAGACTGTGGGATGAGGCAGCCGCGCTCTTTGGGTTCAGGAGGTGA
- the ord gene encoding 2,4-diaminopentanoate dehydrogenase, with translation MDEITVVCWGLGAMGSGMARALLERKGVRIVGAIATRPDKAGRDLGDVLNAGRDLGVRVTNDPDEALEAGADVVLHATSSFAREIYPQLDAAMAAGSNVITVAEEMAYLRQSDPGLAAEIDQLARKYGVSVLGTGINPGFVLDTLIIGLTGICTHVKRVKARRVNDLSPFGPTVMRTQGVGTTVEEFREGLEKGSIVGHIGFIQSCGMIADALGWRLDEITQTREPIVSNTRRTTPYVDVKPGMVAGCNHTAHAFMNGEEVITLEHPQQVLPGLEGVETGDYIWIEGTPPVNLAIKPEIPGGIGTIAIAVNMIPQVVEAEPGLVTMKDLRVPACAMGDMASLARTARGDGESVRK, from the coding sequence GTGGACGAGATCACGGTGGTGTGCTGGGGACTAGGCGCGATGGGCTCGGGAATGGCAAGGGCGCTGCTGGAGCGCAAAGGCGTCAGAATCGTCGGGGCGATTGCGACGAGGCCTGACAAGGCCGGCCGCGACCTCGGGGACGTCCTGAACGCGGGGCGGGATCTCGGCGTGAGGGTCACGAACGACCCGGACGAGGCGCTCGAGGCCGGCGCGGACGTCGTGCTTCATGCAACTTCGTCGTTCGCGAGGGAGATCTACCCTCAGCTGGACGCGGCCATGGCCGCGGGGAGCAACGTCATAACTGTGGCAGAGGAGATGGCATATCTCCGACAGAGCGACCCAGGACTTGCAGCAGAGATCGACCAGCTTGCCCGCAAGTACGGGGTCAGCGTGCTCGGAACGGGTATCAACCCTGGTTTCGTCCTGGATACCCTCATCATCGGGCTTACGGGCATATGCACCCACGTCAAGCGGGTGAAAGCACGGCGGGTCAACGACCTCTCTCCTTTCGGGCCGACCGTGATGAGGACTCAAGGTGTCGGGACCACGGTCGAAGAGTTCAGGGAAGGGCTGGAGAAGGGCTCGATTGTCGGCCACATCGGCTTCATACAGTCATGTGGAATGATCGCGGACGCCCTTGGCTGGAGGCTTGACGAGATCACCCAGACAAGGGAGCCCATAGTGTCCAATACCAGGCGCACGACACCCTACGTCGACGTCAAGCCTGGCATGGTCGCGGGATGCAACCACACTGCCCACGCCTTCATGAACGGCGAGGAGGTGATCACCCTTGAGCATCCGCAGCAGGTGTTGCCGGGTCTGGAGGGCGTCGAGACAGGGGACTACATATGGATCGAAGGCACGCCTCCGGTGAATCTCGCCATCAAGCCCGAGATACCAGGAGGCATCGGCACCATAGCCATTGCGGTCAACATGATACCGCAAGTGGTTGAGGCGGAGCCGGGTCTTGTCACCATGAAAGACTTGCGGGTGCCTGCTTGCGCTATGGGGGACATGGCAAGCCTCGCGAGGACGGCGAGAGGGGATGGGGAAAGTGTGCGGAAGTGA
- a CDS encoding GlmL-related ornithine degradation protein — MVDVLVAEIGSTTTLVNAFAGLDGPSPVFLGQGKALTTVNEGDVAIGLQRAVEDLGRVLGTTTPVRYGELLATSSAAGGLRMTVHGLVYDMTVKAAKEAALGAGAVLKMVTAGRLSQADLERLRATRPNIILLAGGVDFGERETVLENARLIAGARVPAPVIYAGNRAIHDEVRAILEEAGISVTIVENVYPRVDVLNIEPARRAIQRLFEEHIVTAPGMDRVRERAHGGIMPTPGAVMAAAKLLYETIGDLVVVDVGGATTDVHSVTQGSPEIAKILVSPEPLAKRTVEGDLGVFVNAGNIVNLVGREKVFGDLGMDPGEALAELEPVPSTERGMRLALALAREAARIAVERHAGDVRYLYGPLGRITVAEGKDLTRVKWIVGTGGAATRLPQGRLILEAVKGRRGETRLLPPADAECVVDRDYVMASCGVLAKSRPEAAIAIMLRSLGLVDRHGARPST, encoded by the coding sequence ATGGTAGACGTCTTGGTTGCGGAGATCGGCAGCACCACAACCCTCGTGAACGCTTTTGCCGGCCTAGACGGCCCGAGTCCGGTTTTCCTTGGACAAGGGAAGGCACTCACCACCGTAAACGAGGGCGATGTCGCAATCGGTTTGCAGAGGGCGGTGGAGGACCTCGGGCGCGTCCTTGGAACGACGACACCTGTCAGGTATGGAGAGCTCCTGGCGACATCAAGCGCCGCGGGCGGGCTTCGGATGACAGTCCACGGGCTCGTGTACGACATGACGGTCAAGGCCGCCAAGGAGGCGGCGCTTGGGGCGGGTGCCGTGCTGAAAATGGTGACCGCCGGTCGCCTGTCGCAAGCCGACCTCGAGAGACTCCGGGCCACACGCCCGAACATCATCCTTCTGGCGGGCGGGGTGGACTTCGGAGAAAGGGAGACGGTGCTCGAGAACGCAAGACTCATCGCCGGGGCGCGTGTGCCGGCCCCTGTGATATACGCAGGCAACAGGGCGATCCACGACGAGGTGAGGGCGATCTTGGAGGAAGCCGGGATCTCCGTCACCATAGTGGAGAACGTGTACCCCCGGGTGGACGTGCTCAACATAGAGCCGGCGAGGCGAGCGATCCAAAGGCTTTTCGAAGAGCACATCGTGACCGCGCCGGGCATGGACCGCGTTCGCGAAAGGGCGCACGGCGGGATCATGCCTACCCCGGGCGCCGTGATGGCGGCAGCGAAGCTTCTCTACGAGACGATAGGAGACCTCGTGGTCGTAGACGTGGGGGGAGCCACCACAGATGTACACTCGGTCACACAGGGCTCCCCGGAGATAGCCAAGATCCTCGTGAGCCCGGAGCCCCTAGCGAAACGCACCGTGGAGGGCGATCTCGGAGTTTTCGTTAACGCCGGCAACATAGTGAACCTGGTAGGCAGGGAGAAGGTGTTTGGCGACCTCGGTATGGACCCAGGGGAGGCCCTTGCGGAGCTCGAGCCGGTGCCCTCGACCGAGAGGGGCATGCGTCTCGCGCTGGCTCTCGCAAGAGAGGCCGCCAGAATCGCAGTTGAGCGACATGCGGGTGACGTCCGGTACCTCTACGGCCCCCTGGGTAGAATCACGGTGGCGGAAGGAAAGGACCTGACGCGCGTCAAGTGGATAGTCGGCACGGGGGGAGCGGCGACGCGACTGCCGCAGGGCCGTCTCATACTGGAGGCGGTGAAAGGCAGGCGAGGCGAGACGCGACTACTTCCCCCGGCTGACGCCGAGTGTGTGGTGGATCGGGATTACGTGATGGCGTCGTGCGGCGTGTTAGCCAAGTCACGTCCGGAGGCAGCCATCGCCATAATGCTGAGAAGCCTCGGGCTCGTCGACCGGCACGGGGCAAGACCATCGACGTGA
- the oraE gene encoding D-ornithine 4,5-aminomutase subunit OraE produces the protein MDEKRLSPDEKLNVREILRDLEHYRPRRRGWVWREKLPPGTRVGPFEYRQISSSLRRSVALPAAKYFGGVDPQPEVVVTTEIASGRFEDDIRRMRMAAWHGADHIMVIRTTGQSHFDGLIEGTPEGVGGVPITRKQVRATRKALDLIEDEVGRPINFHSYVSGVAGPEIAVLFAEEGVNGAHQDPQYNVLYRNVNMHRSFVDAAVAKTLMQWAGMAQIDGAHNANATAREAWKVMPELMVQHAINCAYSVKVGMAKENICLSTVPPTAPPAPEMRLDLPYAVALRRLFSGYRFRAQMNTKYIESSTREATVTHTLNLMLSRLTSADIQSTITPDEGRNVPWHYNNIAALATAKQVLVGLDGLRDMVRLDEDPNGELERKAREITERAVLFLEEILSVGGYFEAVRLGFFVDSGMYPERNGDGIARDPDGGVAAGTIVPRDPDYMAPVCAHFGENHLPDGIPVERPCDLIGGCTLCRPDRIVYIDELDPTDNVDTRLAALEAGQPGLVYPEVEWAADRVVTMTMFWPLDEARAEAAALETARRLGLEEPKAIHKEVMHPAEGTLVEVRGKVSFGVELAKLKLPEGQRNLSADEIRRFVKDRGVKVVAATVGQDEHSVGLREILDIKHGGIEAFGIECHYLGTSCPVEKLVDAAIEVGADAILVSTIITHADVHRINMRKLADLCREKGIRERVLLVAGGTQVTWDVATESGMDAGFGRGTRGIDVASFLVQRLREREGGPCTEPGAEASPGAAENRSAREGAESGAGTLPDGNAERGAGAARW, from the coding sequence GTGGACGAAAAGCGGCTTTCCCCTGACGAGAAGCTAAACGTGAGGGAGATCCTTCGAGACCTCGAGCACTACAGGCCGAGGCGGCGCGGCTGGGTTTGGCGCGAGAAGCTGCCCCCAGGAACTCGCGTGGGCCCGTTCGAGTATCGACAGATATCGAGCTCGCTGAGGCGGTCGGTGGCACTGCCCGCCGCGAAGTACTTCGGGGGCGTGGATCCACAGCCGGAGGTCGTTGTGACCACGGAGATCGCATCGGGTCGCTTCGAGGACGACATCAGAAGGATGAGGATGGCCGCGTGGCACGGGGCTGACCACATCATGGTCATACGTACCACAGGGCAGAGCCACTTCGACGGGCTCATCGAGGGCACTCCGGAAGGGGTTGGCGGCGTCCCAATCACGCGCAAACAGGTGCGCGCAACGCGAAAGGCCCTCGATCTCATCGAAGACGAAGTGGGCAGGCCAATAAACTTTCATTCCTACGTGAGCGGGGTGGCGGGTCCGGAGATCGCCGTCCTCTTTGCGGAGGAAGGCGTGAACGGAGCTCACCAGGACCCCCAGTACAATGTCCTCTACAGAAACGTGAACATGCACAGGTCGTTCGTGGACGCGGCGGTGGCAAAGACCCTTATGCAGTGGGCAGGGATGGCTCAGATAGACGGTGCGCACAACGCGAACGCGACGGCTCGCGAGGCATGGAAAGTAATGCCCGAGCTGATGGTGCAGCACGCCATCAACTGCGCCTACTCAGTGAAAGTGGGAATGGCGAAGGAGAACATATGCCTGTCCACGGTTCCACCAACAGCACCGCCCGCGCCGGAGATGCGCCTGGATCTCCCGTACGCCGTTGCTCTTCGCAGGCTGTTCTCTGGGTACAGGTTCCGAGCTCAGATGAATACGAAGTACATAGAGTCTTCCACGCGCGAGGCCACGGTCACTCACACTCTCAATCTCATGCTGTCGCGACTCACCAGCGCTGACATTCAGAGCACTATAACCCCTGATGAAGGACGGAACGTCCCATGGCATTACAACAACATCGCCGCTCTTGCCACCGCGAAGCAAGTGCTGGTGGGGCTGGATGGTCTGCGCGACATGGTGAGGCTGGACGAGGATCCCAATGGCGAACTAGAGCGGAAAGCACGGGAGATCACGGAGCGCGCCGTATTGTTCCTGGAAGAGATCTTGAGCGTGGGAGGGTACTTTGAGGCTGTCAGGCTTGGATTCTTCGTGGATTCGGGGATGTACCCCGAGCGGAACGGAGACGGGATAGCGCGCGACCCAGACGGAGGAGTGGCTGCAGGCACGATAGTGCCGCGTGACCCCGATTACATGGCTCCTGTCTGCGCCCACTTCGGGGAGAACCACCTCCCTGATGGGATCCCGGTCGAGCGGCCTTGCGACCTAATAGGCGGGTGCACGCTGTGTAGGCCGGATAGGATAGTGTACATCGACGAGCTCGATCCCACGGACAACGTGGATACGAGACTCGCGGCTCTCGAGGCCGGCCAGCCGGGCTTGGTCTATCCTGAGGTGGAATGGGCCGCGGACCGCGTAGTGACCATGACCATGTTCTGGCCTCTCGACGAGGCCCGAGCGGAGGCGGCGGCCCTCGAGACGGCGCGAAGGCTCGGCCTGGAGGAGCCGAAAGCCATCCACAAGGAGGTCATGCACCCAGCGGAAGGCACGCTGGTCGAGGTGAGGGGCAAGGTCTCGTTCGGGGTCGAGCTGGCAAAGCTCAAGCTGCCCGAGGGGCAGAGGAACCTCTCGGCCGACGAGATAAGGAGATTCGTGAAGGACCGAGGCGTGAAAGTCGTCGCGGCGACGGTAGGCCAGGACGAGCACTCGGTGGGCCTCCGGGAGATACTAGACATCAAACACGGTGGAATAGAAGCTTTTGGAATCGAGTGCCACTACCTCGGGACGTCGTGTCCCGTGGAGAAGCTGGTCGACGCTGCGATAGAGGTCGGGGCGGACGCCATACTTGTGAGCACCATTATCACGCACGCCGACGTCCACAGGATCAACATGAGGAAACTCGCCGACCTGTGCCGCGAGAAGGGCATCCGGGAGAGGGTGCTCCTGGTGGCCGGGGGCACGCAGGTGACGTGGGACGTTGCCACTGAGTCGGGCATGGATGCGGGATTCGGAAGGGGAACCCGAGGCATAGACGTGGCGAGTTTCCTGGTCCAGAGGCTGCGCGAGAGGGAGGGCGGCCCATGCACCGAGCCGGGGGCTGAAGCGAGTCCGGGCGCAGCTGAGAATCGGAGCGCAAGGGAGGGGGCAGAAAGCGGGGCGGGCACCCTGCCGGACGGGAACGCCGAACGAGGCGCGGGGGCTGCCAGATGGTAG
- the ortA gene encoding 2-amino-4-oxopentanoate thiolase subunit OrtA produces MPERTERVPAGEYVQVKAVVLRPGERAPQVPEDTQRVPLELRIKGYLDSDAFIGDEVTITTVLGRKVAGQLIAVNPPYPHSFARPVPELLHVGEELGRILKTDGASRPGEGERA; encoded by the coding sequence ATGCCGGAGAGGACGGAGCGCGTTCCAGCCGGGGAGTACGTGCAGGTAAAGGCGGTCGTTCTGAGACCAGGCGAACGCGCTCCGCAGGTGCCTGAGGACACCCAGCGAGTCCCGCTGGAGCTGCGCATAAAGGGCTACCTGGACAGTGACGCGTTCATCGGGGACGAGGTAACCATCACGACGGTGCTCGGAAGAAAGGTCGCGGGACAGCTCATTGCGGTAAACCCCCCATACCCACACTCGTTTGCGAGGCCGGTGCCCGAACTCCTGCACGTGGGCGAGGAGCTCGGGCGCATTCTGAAAACCGATGGGGCAAGCAGGCCGGGAGAGGGTGAACGGGCTTGA
- the ortB gene encoding 2-amino-4-oxopentanoate thiolase subunit OrtB: protein MARRHEIMKSAVGIDYEKFETGAIAFDYEGMMDEVGYTLEEVHAIQDETNVGRTPLVELRNITEVVRRIADPGKGARILVKDEAANPSGSFKDRRASVSVYRAKTKGYQGVIAATSGNYGAAVASQAAKRGIKCIIVQETYDSKGRGQPEIIEKGRACEAYGAEVHQLTVGPELFYVFLMLLEETGFFNASLYTPFSVAGIETLGYEVGTETLRLTGRFPDAVIVTHAGGGNVTGTARGLRKAGSRQTQVIAASVDITGLHMASDSDFNRKSFTTGHTGFGIPFATWPDRSDVPRNAARPLRYMDRYVTVTQGEVFYVTEMLAKLEGMERGPAGNTSLAAAIAIAREMDRDQVVVVQETEYTGAGKHPYAQLAFARDMGVEVRRGDPRENVPGKRIVIPEHPSQIRAQDVSLEEMRKSYIRNALSHAKARRVSEEDVRFLAEDTNSTVAFVEGTIHELEAEGVAAR from the coding sequence ATGGCGCGACGCCACGAGATAATGAAGTCGGCCGTGGGAATCGACTACGAGAAGTTCGAAACGGGCGCCATCGCTTTCGATTACGAGGGGATGATGGACGAGGTTGGTTACACGCTCGAAGAGGTCCATGCCATCCAGGACGAGACCAACGTGGGACGGACTCCTCTCGTGGAACTCCGCAACATAACGGAGGTCGTGCGTCGCATCGCCGACCCCGGTAAAGGAGCGCGGATCCTGGTAAAGGACGAGGCCGCGAACCCCTCGGGGAGTTTCAAGGACAGGCGCGCGTCGGTATCTGTGTACCGCGCGAAGACAAAGGGCTACCAGGGCGTCATCGCAGCCACAAGCGGGAATTACGGCGCGGCCGTAGCTTCGCAGGCAGCCAAGAGGGGGATCAAGTGCATCATAGTCCAGGAGACCTACGACTCGAAGGGGCGCGGCCAGCCAGAGATCATCGAGAAAGGCCGGGCGTGCGAGGCGTACGGAGCCGAGGTGCATCAGCTCACCGTTGGGCCAGAGCTCTTCTACGTGTTCCTAATGCTTCTCGAGGAGACGGGGTTCTTCAATGCGTCGCTCTACACGCCGTTCAGCGTCGCCGGCATCGAAACCCTTGGGTACGAAGTCGGCACGGAGACCCTGCGACTGACTGGGCGCTTCCCGGACGCGGTGATAGTGACGCACGCGGGCGGCGGAAACGTAACGGGGACGGCTCGAGGTCTACGCAAGGCGGGAAGCCGCCAGACCCAGGTGATCGCTGCGAGCGTCGATATCACCGGGCTTCACATGGCGAGCGACTCCGACTTCAACAGAAAGTCCTTCACAACCGGGCACACCGGCTTCGGAATTCCCTTCGCGACCTGGCCCGATAGGTCGGACGTTCCGCGAAACGCCGCAAGACCTCTCCGCTACATGGATAGGTACGTCACAGTGACGCAGGGAGAGGTCTTCTACGTCACCGAGATGCTGGCGAAACTGGAGGGCATGGAGCGGGGTCCCGCAGGAAACACGTCGCTTGCGGCTGCCATCGCGATCGCTCGCGAGATGGATCGCGACCAGGTCGTGGTTGTGCAAGAGACTGAATACACGGGCGCGGGCAAGCATCCCTACGCGCAGCTTGCATTCGCACGGGACATGGGAGTCGAGGTGAGGCGCGGCGATCCCCGCGAGAACGTGCCGGGGAAGCGCATAGTCATACCTGAGCACCCGTCTCAGATCCGCGCGCAGGACGTGTCGCTGGAGGAGATGCGCAAGTCCTACATACGAAACGCGTTGTCCCACGCAAAGGCGCGGCGAGTATCAGAGGAGGACGTGAGGTTCCTCGCGGAGGACACGAACTCGACTGTGGCGTTCGTGGAGGGTACCATCCACGAGCTCGAGGCAGAGGGGGTCGCAGCCAGATGA